One part of the Streptomyces sp. NBC_00286 genome encodes these proteins:
- a CDS encoding ABC transporter permease, which yields MFRTALRNVLAHKARLLMTVLAVMLGVAFVSGTLVFADTLSNAFRKQSAKSYDNVAVAVTSHANPDDPEEEPGLSRKTLDKISAVDGVAGVDGRVEGFAGVAGPDGKLIGVGWSNKGSNFAPGKDGKDRAYTFTDGSGPVKDDQIALDKESATKGEYKVGDRVRVATNGPVKEYTLSGVFTTEDGAVNAGGSLVLFDTAVAQKQYLKPGYFESVTVTAAAGASDAKILDAVKPLLPDTAVAQTGQALADEQAKNIEQGLDSLKQILLGFAGIALFVGIFLISNTFTMLVAQRTKEIALMRAVGASRKQITRSVLAEAAVVGLVASVIGFVLGIGLAVGLRSGMAAFEMKVPDGPLILSATPVLAAIGVGVLITMFAAWLPGRRAAKIPPVAAMSSVHAVATTKSLVVRNSIGTAITGLGAAGIVLGASAGGGDGRTYIGAGAFFALVGVIILIPLLSRPVIALVRPLLVGPFGVSGKLAGQNAVRNPRRTGATASALAIGLTLVTGLSVIGITVGTAIDKMTTDNIKADYMVSMANGGDLDQSALTALEKAKGVSAVSPQQDAYIDVDDDFVAASAVTPGDIEQVLDVDVVAGNVDSLAKGQVAVAEKTAKSKGWKPGDSISVTFADEKKATLTVGAVYKDSEFLSPVLIDTKIANQHEVKPYILQIFVKVDGGQTSANEKVLIDALGDNPAMQIMDKQDIRNEFGGAINTMLNVMYGLLAMALIIAVLGVVNTLAMSVFERQQEIGMLRAIGLDRRRVKRMVRLEAVVISVFGAVIGIGLGSFLGWAIGETIESSIPGYALVLPWDRIGIFLVLAGLVGVLAALWPARNAAKLNMLNAIKTE from the coding sequence ATGTTCCGTACTGCCCTGCGCAACGTGCTCGCGCATAAAGCCAGGTTGTTGATGACCGTGCTCGCCGTGATGCTTGGCGTGGCGTTCGTGTCCGGCACTCTGGTTTTCGCCGACACGCTCTCCAACGCCTTCCGCAAGCAGTCGGCGAAGAGCTACGACAACGTCGCGGTCGCCGTCACCTCGCACGCCAACCCGGACGACCCCGAGGAAGAACCCGGCCTCTCCCGGAAGACCCTCGACAAGATCTCCGCCGTGGACGGCGTCGCCGGCGTGGACGGCCGAGTCGAGGGCTTCGCCGGAGTCGCCGGCCCCGACGGGAAGTTGATCGGCGTCGGCTGGTCCAACAAGGGCTCCAACTTCGCCCCCGGCAAGGACGGCAAGGACAGGGCCTACACGTTCACCGACGGCTCGGGCCCGGTGAAGGACGATCAGATCGCCCTGGACAAGGAATCCGCGACCAAGGGCGAGTACAAGGTCGGCGACCGAGTGCGGGTCGCGACCAACGGACCGGTGAAGGAGTACACCCTCAGCGGTGTGTTCACCACCGAGGACGGCGCCGTGAACGCCGGCGGCAGCCTCGTCCTCTTCGACACCGCGGTCGCCCAGAAGCAGTACCTCAAGCCGGGCTACTTCGAGAGCGTCACCGTCACCGCCGCCGCCGGCGCGTCCGACGCGAAGATCCTGGACGCGGTCAAGCCGCTGCTGCCCGACACGGCCGTGGCCCAGACCGGCCAGGCGCTCGCGGACGAGCAGGCCAAGAACATCGAACAGGGTCTGGACTCGCTCAAGCAGATCCTGCTCGGCTTCGCGGGCATCGCGCTGTTCGTCGGGATCTTCCTGATCTCCAACACCTTCACGATGCTGGTCGCCCAGCGCACGAAGGAGATCGCCCTGATGCGCGCCGTCGGCGCATCACGCAAGCAGATCACCCGCTCGGTGCTCGCCGAGGCCGCGGTGGTGGGACTGGTCGCCTCGGTGATCGGCTTCGTCCTGGGCATCGGTCTCGCGGTCGGTCTGCGGTCCGGAATGGCCGCGTTCGAGATGAAGGTTCCGGACGGCCCGCTGATCCTGTCCGCCACGCCGGTGCTCGCCGCGATCGGTGTCGGCGTGCTGATCACGATGTTCGCCGCCTGGCTGCCCGGCCGTCGGGCCGCGAAGATCCCGCCGGTGGCTGCCATGAGCAGCGTCCACGCGGTGGCGACCACCAAGTCGCTGGTGGTGCGCAACTCCATCGGTACGGCCATCACCGGCCTCGGCGCGGCCGGGATCGTGCTGGGTGCCTCGGCCGGCGGCGGCGACGGCCGGACGTACATCGGGGCGGGCGCGTTCTTCGCGCTGGTCGGTGTGATCATCCTGATCCCGCTGCTGTCCCGGCCCGTGATCGCGCTCGTCCGTCCGCTGCTGGTCGGCCCGTTCGGGGTGTCCGGCAAGCTGGCCGGCCAGAACGCGGTCCGCAATCCGCGCCGTACCGGAGCCACCGCCTCCGCGCTGGCCATCGGACTGACGCTGGTGACCGGCCTTTCGGTGATCGGTATCACGGTCGGCACGGCCATCGACAAGATGACCACCGACAACATCAAGGCCGACTACATGGTCTCGATGGCGAACGGCGGGGACCTCGACCAGTCCGCGCTGACGGCGCTGGAGAAGGCCAAGGGCGTCTCGGCGGTCTCGCCGCAGCAGGACGCCTACATCGACGTCGATGACGACTTCGTGGCCGCTTCGGCGGTCACGCCGGGCGACATCGAGCAGGTCCTGGACGTCGACGTCGTCGCCGGCAACGTCGACTCGCTCGCGAAGGGCCAGGTCGCGGTCGCGGAGAAGACGGCCAAGAGCAAGGGCTGGAAGCCCGGCGACAGCATCTCCGTCACCTTCGCCGACGAGAAGAAGGCCACACTGACGGTCGGCGCCGTCTACAAGGACAGCGAGTTCCTTTCTCCCGTCCTCATCGACACCAAGATCGCGAATCAGCACGAGGTGAAGCCGTACATTCTGCAGATCTTCGTGAAGGTCGACGGCGGCCAGACCTCGGCGAACGAGAAGGTCCTCATCGACGCGCTGGGCGACAACCCCGCGATGCAGATCATGGACAAGCAGGACATCCGTAACGAGTTCGGCGGCGCCATCAACACGATGCTGAACGTCATGTACGGCCTGCTGGCGATGGCCCTGATCATCGCGGTGCTGGGCGTCGTCAACACACTCGCGATGTCGGTCTTCGAACGGCAGCAGGAGATCGGCATGCTGCGTGCGATCGGTCTCGACCGGCGCCGGGTGAAGCGGATGGTCCGGCTGGAGGCCGTGGTCATCTCGGTGTTCGGCGCGGTCATCGGCATCGGTCTCGGCTCGTTCCTCGGCTGGGCGATCGGCGAGACCATCGAGAGCTCGATCCCGGGCTACGCGCTGGTCCTGCCCTGGGACCGGATCGGGATCTTCCTGGTGCTGGCCGGTCTGGTGGGCGTCCTGGCCGCGCTGTGGCCGGCCCGCAACGCCGCGAAGCTGAACATGCTGAACGCGATCAAGACGGAATAG
- a CDS encoding acetyl-CoA C-acetyltransferase — MPEAVIVSAARSPIGRAFKGSLKDLRPDDLTATIIEAALAKVPSLDPKDIDDLMLGCGLPGGEQGHNLARIVAVQMGMDHLPGCTITRYCSSSLQTSRMALHAIKAGEGDVFISAGVEMVSRSVKGSSDGMPDTHNPLFADAEARTAEVAQSEGADWHDPREDGLLPDPYIAMGQTAENLARLKGITRQDMDEFGVRSQNLAEEAIKNGFWEREITPVTTPDGTVVGKDDGPRAGVTLEGVQGLKPVFRPDGLVTAGNCCPLNDGAAALVIMSDTKAAELGLTPLARIVSTGVTGLSPEIMGYGPVEASKQALARAGLTIDDIDLVEINEAFAAQVIPSYRDLNIPLDKLNVNGGAIAVGHPFGMTGARITATLINSLQFHDKQFGLETMCVGGGQGMAMVIERLS, encoded by the coding sequence ATGCCCGAAGCCGTGATCGTCTCAGCCGCCCGCTCCCCGATCGGCCGCGCCTTCAAGGGCTCGCTGAAAGACCTGCGCCCGGACGACCTGACCGCCACGATCATCGAGGCCGCCCTGGCCAAGGTCCCGTCGCTGGACCCGAAGGACATCGACGACCTGATGCTCGGCTGCGGGCTCCCCGGCGGCGAGCAGGGCCACAACCTCGCCCGCATCGTGGCCGTACAGATGGGCATGGACCACCTGCCGGGCTGCACCATCACCCGTTACTGTTCCTCCTCGCTCCAGACCAGCCGCATGGCCCTGCACGCCATCAAGGCGGGCGAGGGCGACGTGTTCATCTCGGCGGGCGTGGAGATGGTCAGCCGGAGCGTGAAGGGCTCGAGCGACGGGATGCCCGACACGCACAACCCCCTGTTCGCCGACGCCGAGGCCCGTACCGCCGAGGTCGCGCAGAGCGAGGGCGCCGACTGGCACGACCCGCGGGAGGACGGCCTCCTTCCCGACCCGTACATCGCGATGGGGCAGACCGCGGAGAACCTGGCGCGGCTGAAGGGGATCACCCGTCAGGACATGGACGAGTTCGGCGTCCGTTCGCAGAACCTCGCCGAGGAGGCCATCAAGAACGGCTTCTGGGAGCGGGAGATCACCCCGGTCACGACCCCGGACGGCACGGTCGTCGGGAAGGACGACGGTCCTCGCGCGGGCGTCACGTTGGAGGGCGTTCAGGGGCTGAAGCCGGTCTTCCGGCCGGACGGGCTCGTGACGGCCGGAAACTGCTGCCCGCTGAACGACGGCGCCGCCGCCCTGGTGATCATGAGCGACACCAAGGCCGCTGAGCTGGGCCTGACGCCGCTCGCCCGGATCGTCTCCACGGGTGTGACGGGCCTGTCTCCCGAGATCATGGGCTACGGCCCGGTGGAGGCCAGCAAGCAGGCGCTCGCCCGCGCGGGGCTGACGATCGACGACATCGACCTGGTCGAGATCAACGAGGCCTTCGCCGCCCAGGTCATCCCGAGCTACCGCGACCTGAACATCCCGCTCGACAAGCTGAACGTCAACGGCGGCGCGATCGCGGTCGGCCATCCCTTCGGCATGACCGGCGCCCGCATCACCGCCACGCTGATCAACTCCCTCCAGTTCCACGACAAGCAGTTCGGCCTGGAGACGATGTGCGTCGGCGGCGGCCAGGGCATGGCAATGGTCATCGAGCGCCTCAGCTGA
- a CDS encoding NAD(P)/FAD-dependent oxidoreductase produces the protein MSTTERPRILVVGGGYVGLYAARRILKKMRYGEATVTVVDPRSYMTYQPFLPEAAAGSISPRHVVVPLRRVLPKAEVLTGRVTTIDQDRKVATIAPLVGEAYELPFDYLVIAMGAVSRTFPIPGLAEQGIGMKGIEEAIGLRNHVLEQLDKADSTTDEEVRRKALTFVFVGGGFAGAETIGEVEDMARDAAKYYTSVSREDMRFILVDAADKILPEVGPKLGTYGKEHLEARGVEVYLSTSMDSCVDGHVVLKNGLEVDSNTIVWTAGVKPNPVLSRFGLPLGPRGHVDTQATLQVQGTDYIWAAGDNAQVPDVAARKAGVENAWCPPNAQHALRQARILGDNVISGMRGFPQKEYSHANKGAVAGLGLHKGVAMIVMGKMKIKLKGRLAWYMHRSYHGFAMPTWNRKIRVFADWTLAMFLKREVVSLGAIETPREEFYEAAKPAPKVAQSAEAQLPPATRAKSEEKAKAS, from the coding sequence ATGAGCACCACGGAGCGTCCCAGGATCCTCGTAGTAGGCGGTGGGTACGTAGGCCTGTACGCAGCTCGGCGCATTCTGAAGAAGATGCGCTACGGCGAGGCGACCGTCACGGTCGTCGACCCCCGGTCGTACATGACCTACCAGCCCTTCCTCCCCGAAGCCGCCGCCGGCAGCATTTCGCCTCGGCACGTCGTCGTCCCGCTGCGACGCGTGCTGCCCAAGGCGGAAGTTCTCACCGGCCGGGTCACCACCATCGACCAGGACCGCAAGGTCGCCACGATCGCCCCGCTGGTCGGCGAGGCGTACGAGCTGCCCTTCGACTACCTCGTCATCGCGATGGGCGCGGTCTCGCGCACCTTCCCGATTCCCGGCCTCGCCGAGCAGGGCATCGGCATGAAGGGCATCGAGGAGGCCATCGGCCTGCGCAACCACGTGCTGGAGCAGCTCGACAAGGCGGACTCCACGACCGACGAAGAGGTCCGCCGCAAGGCGCTCACCTTCGTGTTCGTCGGCGGTGGCTTCGCCGGCGCCGAGACCATCGGCGAGGTCGAGGACATGGCCCGCGACGCGGCCAAGTACTACACCAGCGTGTCCCGCGAGGACATGCGGTTCATTCTCGTCGACGCCGCGGACAAGATCCTCCCCGAGGTCGGCCCCAAGCTCGGCACGTACGGCAAGGAGCACCTGGAGGCCCGTGGGGTCGAGGTGTACCTCTCCACCTCCATGGACTCCTGCGTCGACGGCCACGTGGTGCTGAAGAACGGCCTCGAGGTCGACTCCAACACCATCGTGTGGACGGCCGGCGTCAAGCCGAACCCGGTCCTGTCCCGCTTCGGTCTGCCGCTCGGCCCGCGCGGTCACGTCGACACCCAGGCGACCCTCCAGGTCCAGGGCACCGACTACATCTGGGCCGCCGGCGACAACGCCCAGGTGCCGGACGTCGCCGCCCGCAAGGCCGGTGTCGAGAACGCCTGGTGCCCGCCGAACGCTCAGCACGCGCTGCGTCAGGCGCGGATCCTCGGTGACAACGTGATCTCCGGTATGCGGGGCTTCCCGCAGAAGGAGTACTCGCACGCCAACAAGGGTGCGGTGGCCGGGCTCGGCCTCCACAAGGGGGTCGCGATGATCGTCATGGGCAAGATGAAGATCAAGCTCAAGGGTCGTCTCGCCTGGTACATGCACCGCAGCTACCACGGCTTTGCGATGCCGACGTGGAACCGTAAGATCCGGGTCTTCGCCGACTGGACGCTTGCGATGTTCCTCAAGCGCGAGGTTGTCTCGCTCGGGGCCATCGAAACTCCGCGCGAGGAGTTCTACGAGGCGGCCAAGCCGGCGCCGAAGGTGGCCCAGTCCGCCGAGGCCCAACTCCCGCCGGCCACCCGCGCCAAGTCGGAGGAGAAGGCCAAGGCCTCCTGA
- a CDS encoding ABC transporter ATP-binding protein, whose translation MTTTTPFAGPATAVAARASELSKVYGQGETQVVALDRVSVDFRQAELTAIMGPSGSGKSTLMHCVAGLDSFSSGSVRIGDTELGSLKDKQLTKLRRDKIGFIFQAFNLLPTLTALENITLPMDIAGRKADKEWLNSVIGMVGLADRLSHRPAQLSGGQQQRVAVARALASKPEIIFGDEPTGNLDSRSGAEVLGFLRNSVRELGQTVVMVTHDPVAAAYADRVVFLADGRIVDEVYGPTADSVLDRMKQFDAKGRTS comes from the coding sequence GTGACCACCACCACTCCCTTCGCCGGACCCGCCACCGCCGTGGCCGCGCGCGCCTCGGAACTGTCGAAGGTCTACGGACAGGGCGAGACCCAGGTGGTCGCCCTGGACCGGGTCTCCGTCGACTTCCGGCAGGCCGAACTCACCGCGATCATGGGTCCTTCCGGGTCCGGCAAGTCCACGCTGATGCACTGTGTGGCGGGCCTGGACTCGTTCTCGTCCGGCTCCGTGCGGATCGGTGACACGGAGCTCGGCTCCCTCAAGGACAAGCAGCTGACGAAGCTTCGGCGGGACAAGATCGGGTTCATCTTCCAGGCGTTCAACCTGCTGCCGACGTTGACGGCTCTGGAGAACATCACCCTTCCGATGGACATCGCGGGCCGCAAGGCCGACAAGGAGTGGCTGAACTCAGTGATCGGGATGGTGGGGCTTGCCGACCGCCTCTCCCACCGGCCCGCCCAGCTCTCCGGCGGCCAGCAGCAGCGGGTCGCCGTGGCGCGGGCGCTCGCCTCCAAGCCGGAGATCATCTTCGGCGACGAGCCGACCGGGAACCTTGACTCGCGCTCGGGGGCGGAGGTGCTCGGGTTCCTGCGCAACTCCGTACGGGAGTTGGGGCAGACCGTGGTGATGGTCACGCATGACCCGGTGGCCGCGGCGTATGCCGACCGGGTCGTGTTCCTCGCGGACGGGCGGATCGTCGATGAGGTGTATGGGCCTACGGCGGATTCGGTGCTGGATCGGATGAAGCAGTTCGATGCCAAGGGTCGGACCAGCTGA
- a CDS encoding Bax inhibitor-1/YccA family protein, with protein MRSSNPVFSRRGFSRDNGYAGFNAQPQAGGPAVGTQGNPYAQGSPYAPQGGNPYAQNPYAQNPYAPQDVQHGAPPQAPPAADRMTMDDVIARSSMTLGTVVVGAVLAWALLPVSPSSWGLAIGAALIAMVLALVQVFKRKASPALILGYAAFEGVFLGVISEMFNSRWSGAPFQAVLGTMAIAGATLLVYRAGWIRVTARYARIGMTIAIGFVLIMAVNLLLVVFGIAPDGGLRSMGPLGAIVGILALVLGAFFLTLDFKQIEDGVAYGAPRQESWMAAFGLTMTLVWIYIEMLRLVAIFSGDD; from the coding sequence ATGAGGAGCAGTAACCCGGTCTTCTCGCGACGGGGGTTCAGCCGCGACAACGGCTACGCGGGCTTCAACGCCCAGCCGCAGGCCGGGGGCCCCGCTGTCGGCACGCAGGGGAACCCGTACGCACAGGGCTCCCCGTACGCCCCGCAGGGCGGCAACCCGTACGCGCAGAATCCGTACGCACAGAACCCCTACGCCCCGCAGGACGTCCAGCACGGCGCCCCGCCGCAGGCCCCGCCCGCCGCCGACCGCATGACGATGGACGACGTGATCGCCCGCTCGTCCATGACGCTCGGCACGGTCGTCGTCGGCGCGGTGCTCGCCTGGGCCCTGCTGCCGGTCTCACCGAGCAGCTGGGGCCTGGCCATCGGGGCCGCGCTCATCGCGATGGTCCTGGCACTGGTCCAGGTCTTCAAGCGCAAGGCCTCACCCGCGCTGATCCTGGGGTACGCCGCCTTCGAGGGCGTCTTCCTCGGCGTGATCAGTGAGATGTTCAACAGCCGCTGGTCGGGCGCGCCCTTCCAGGCGGTGCTCGGCACCATGGCGATCGCCGGCGCCACCCTTCTCGTCTACCGAGCGGGCTGGATCCGCGTCACCGCCAGGTATGCGCGCATCGGCATGACGATCGCCATCGGCTTCGTGCTCATCATGGCGGTCAACCTGCTGCTGGTCGTGTTCGGCATCGCGCCGGACGGCGGGCTGCGGAGCATGGGCCCGCTGGGCGCGATCGTCGGCATCCTGGCGCTCGTCCTGGGCGCGTTCTTCCTGACGCTCGACTTCAAGCAGATCGAGGACGGCGTCGCCTACGGCGCTCCGCGCCAGGAGTCCTGGATGGCCGCGTTCGGCCTGACCATGACCCTCGTGTGGATCTACATCGAGATGCTGCGCCTGGTCGCCATCTTCAGCGGCGACGACTAG
- a CDS encoding DUF4287 domain-containing protein translates to MSQVFSEETHRNMLARIPHCTGREVSDWLRTVDDGPALFRFEEKVSWLRAEHNLAYGHAKAIIHEYDLRRAARKLL, encoded by the coding sequence ATGTCCCAAGTCTTCTCCGAGGAGACCCACCGCAACATGCTCGCCCGCATCCCCCATTGCACCGGTCGTGAAGTGTCCGACTGGCTGCGCACCGTCGACGATGGCCCCGCTCTTTTCCGCTTCGAGGAGAAGGTCAGCTGGCTCCGCGCCGAGCACAACCTCGCGTACGGCCACGCCAAAGCGATCATTCACGAGTACGACCTGAGGAGGGCCGCGCGCAAACTGCTCTGA
- a CDS encoding 4-hydroxybenzoate 3-monooxygenase produces the protein MRTTVGIIGAGPAGLLLARLLHNAGIDSVVLESRDRAYVEHRQRAGILEQGTVDVLRAAGAGERMDREGLRHDGIELRFAKRRHRVDFPGLTGGRSVMVYAQTEVCKDLIALQLKEGGPLLFEAEALAVEGADSESPRVRFRHEGREDVLECDYVVGCDGFWGVARKAIPEELTQVFERTYPFGWLGILADVPPSHDELVYAHHDRGFALLSMRSPEVSRLYIQVPEGTEAEEWSDEAIWGELERRFETDDDWKLERGPITQKSVTPMRSYVHEPMRHGRLFLAGDAAHIVPPTGAKGLNLAVGDVVTFARALVHLKETGSAERLDAYSETCLRRVWQAERFSYAMTTLLHRMPDATPFEDRIQLARLDRITAARSAEQDLAESYTGFPLE, from the coding sequence ATGCGTACCACCGTCGGGATCATCGGGGCCGGACCGGCCGGACTGCTGCTGGCGCGGCTGCTGCACAACGCGGGGATCGACTCGGTCGTCCTGGAGAGCCGCGACCGCGCGTATGTCGAGCACCGCCAGCGGGCCGGAATCCTGGAGCAGGGCACCGTCGACGTGCTGCGCGCGGCCGGCGCCGGTGAGCGCATGGACCGCGAGGGGCTGCGGCACGACGGGATCGAGCTGCGGTTCGCGAAGCGCCGCCACCGTGTCGACTTCCCCGGGCTCACGGGCGGCCGGTCGGTGATGGTGTACGCGCAGACGGAGGTCTGCAAGGACCTCATCGCCCTCCAGCTCAAGGAGGGCGGCCCGCTGCTGTTCGAGGCGGAGGCACTGGCCGTGGAGGGGGCGGACAGCGAAAGCCCGCGCGTGCGCTTCCGGCACGAAGGCCGCGAGGACGTCCTGGAGTGCGACTACGTCGTCGGCTGCGACGGCTTCTGGGGGGTGGCCCGCAAGGCGATCCCCGAGGAGCTCACGCAGGTCTTCGAGCGGACGTACCCTTTCGGCTGGCTCGGCATCCTCGCCGACGTACCGCCCTCGCACGACGAACTCGTCTACGCCCACCACGACCGCGGCTTCGCCCTGCTGAGCATGCGCTCCCCCGAGGTCTCCCGGCTCTACATCCAGGTGCCCGAGGGCACGGAAGCCGAGGAGTGGAGCGACGAGGCGATCTGGGGCGAGCTGGAGCGCCGCTTCGAGACGGACGACGACTGGAAGCTCGAGCGGGGTCCGATCACGCAGAAGTCTGTGACGCCGATGCGCTCCTACGTCCACGAGCCGATGCGTCACGGCCGGCTCTTCCTCGCCGGAGACGCCGCCCACATCGTGCCGCCCACCGGGGCGAAGGGTCTGAACCTCGCCGTCGGCGACGTCGTCACCTTCGCGCGGGCGCTCGTCCACCTCAAGGAGACCGGCTCGGCCGAGCGCCTCGACGCCTATTCCGAGACCTGTCTGCGCCGCGTCTGGCAGGCCGAGCGCTTCTCGTACGCCATGACGACCCTGCTGCACCGCATGCCCGACGCGACCCCCTTCGAGGACCGCATCCAGCTGGCCCGACTCGACCGGATCACCGCGGCCCGCTCGGCCGAACAGGACCTCGCCGAGTCCTACACCGGCTTCCCGCTGGAGTGA
- a CDS encoding SGNH/GDSL hydrolase family protein: MSSLSRARVARRIAAGAAFGGGGIGLLGAATIGLVLAEVQLAKRQVGNGHSPHPPSADGLYGRAYAAAGAPLRLTMLGDSTAAGQGVHRARQTPGALLASGLAAVAERPVELRNVALPGAQSDDLDRQVVLALGDPDRVPDVCVIMVGANDVTHRMPATQSVRHLSAAVRALRTAGAEVVVGTCPDLGTIEPVQQPLRWLARRASRQLAAAQTIGTVEQGGRTVSLGDLLGPEFAANPRELFGPDNYHPSAEGYATAAMAVLPTVCAALGLWPAEEERPDASRREGFLPVARAAAEAASEAGTEVAAAVPTGPRGPWALLKRRRRRRVPATDPAPASGG; this comes from the coding sequence ATGTCGAGCTTGTCGAGGGCGAGGGTGGCACGGCGGATCGCGGCGGGCGCGGCGTTCGGCGGCGGTGGGATCGGGCTGCTGGGTGCGGCGACGATCGGTCTGGTGCTGGCCGAGGTGCAGTTGGCGAAGCGGCAGGTGGGAAACGGTCACAGTCCGCATCCGCCCAGCGCGGACGGGCTGTACGGGCGTGCGTACGCGGCTGCCGGTGCCCCTTTGCGGCTGACCATGCTCGGGGATTCCACGGCGGCGGGGCAGGGTGTGCACCGGGCCCGTCAGACGCCGGGGGCGCTGTTGGCGTCGGGGCTCGCGGCGGTGGCCGAGCGGCCTGTGGAGTTGCGGAACGTGGCGTTGCCCGGCGCTCAGTCGGACGACCTGGACCGCCAGGTCGTCCTGGCTCTCGGGGACCCGGATCGGGTCCCCGACGTATGCGTGATCATGGTCGGCGCGAACGATGTCACGCACCGTATGCCCGCGACGCAGTCGGTTCGACATCTGTCCGCGGCGGTGCGTGCGCTGCGTACGGCCGGTGCCGAGGTCGTGGTCGGGACCTGTCCCGACCTCGGCACCATCGAACCCGTGCAGCAGCCGCTGCGGTGGCTGGCCCGGCGGGCCTCTCGGCAGCTGGCTGCGGCGCAGACGATCGGCACCGTCGAGCAGGGTGGGCGGACGGTGTCTCTGGGGGACCTGCTGGGTCCGGAGTTCGCGGCCAATCCGCGGGAGTTGTTCGGTCCTGACAACTACCACCCCTCGGCGGAGGGTTACGCGACGGCCGCGATGGCTGTGCTGCCGACGGTGTGCGCTGCGCTGGGCTTGTGGCCGGCGGAGGAGGAGCGGCCGGATGCGTCCCGGCGCGAGGGCTTCCTGCCGGTTGCCCGGGCCGCGGCGGAGGCTGCCTCCGAGGCCGGCACGGAGGTTGCGGCGGCGGTGCCGACGGGGCCGCGTGGGCCTTGGGCCCTGCTGAAGCGCCGGCGGCGCCGCCGGGTACCGGCTACGGACCCGGCGCCTGCCTCCGGCGGTTGA
- a CDS encoding cyclopropane-fatty-acyl-phospholipid synthase family protein, producing MQDAALRLKTLLEQLLGAPLPVRLRAWDGSEAGPPGAPALVVRNRRAIRRLLWKPGELGLARAWVAGDLTVDGDLYTALDLMSGLVWERDEDAKGLGETLRDPEARAAVRGLVRMAWPPLPPAPPREEVRRRTHLHTKRTDRRAISHHYDVGNDFYEIVLGQSMVYSCAYWPTPDATLEEAQRDKLELIARKLDLKPGGRLLDVGCGWGSMAIHAAREHGVSVVGVTLSHEQAAYARKRVADEGLTDRVEIRVQDYRDVADGPYDAISSIGMAEHVGSERYLEYARTLFALLKPGGRLLNHQIGRRPHRNESAYEVDEFIDAYVFPDGELAPIGSTVTQLERAGFEVRDVESIREHYALTLRHWVANLEAGWPLAVRLTSPGRARVWRLYMAASAVAFERNRIGVNQVLAVRTPESGASGMPLRARTWG from the coding sequence ATGCAGGACGCCGCACTGCGGCTCAAGACTCTCCTCGAACAGCTCCTGGGGGCCCCGCTCCCGGTGCGCCTGCGCGCCTGGGACGGTTCGGAAGCGGGTCCCCCCGGTGCCCCCGCCCTCGTCGTACGCAATCGCCGCGCAATCCGCCGACTCCTGTGGAAGCCGGGGGAGTTGGGGCTCGCTCGAGCGTGGGTCGCCGGTGATCTGACCGTGGACGGCGACCTCTACACCGCCCTCGACCTGATGTCGGGGCTCGTCTGGGAGCGCGACGAGGACGCCAAGGGACTCGGCGAGACGCTGCGCGATCCCGAGGCACGGGCCGCCGTACGCGGACTCGTACGGATGGCGTGGCCCCCGCTGCCACCCGCCCCGCCCCGCGAGGAGGTGCGCCGCCGCACCCACCTGCACACCAAGCGCACCGACAGACGAGCCATCAGCCACCACTACGACGTAGGCAACGACTTCTACGAGATCGTCCTCGGACAGTCGATGGTCTACTCGTGCGCGTACTGGCCCACCCCGGACGCCACCCTCGAGGAAGCCCAGCGCGACAAGCTCGAACTCATCGCCCGCAAGCTGGACTTGAAGCCGGGAGGCCGGCTGCTCGACGTCGGCTGCGGCTGGGGCTCGATGGCCATCCACGCCGCCCGCGAGCACGGCGTGAGCGTCGTCGGCGTCACGCTGTCGCACGAGCAGGCCGCGTACGCCCGTAAACGCGTCGCCGACGAAGGGCTCACCGACCGCGTCGAGATCCGCGTCCAGGACTACCGAGACGTCGCGGACGGTCCGTACGACGCGATCTCCTCCATCGGCATGGCCGAACACGTCGGCAGCGAACGGTACTTGGAATACGCGCGCACCCTGTTCGCCCTGCTCAAGCCGGGCGGCAGGCTCCTGAACCACCAGATCGGACGTCGTCCGCATCGCAACGAATCGGCGTACGAGGTCGACGAGTTCATCGACGCGTACGTCTTCCCGGACGGCGAGCTCGCGCCCATCGGCAGCACCGTCACGCAGCTCGAGCGCGCCGGATTCGAGGTGAGGGACGTCGAGTCGATCCGCGAGCATTACGCGCTCACCCTGCGCCACTGGGTCGCCAACCTGGAAGCCGGCTGGCCGCTGGCGGTCCGCCTCACCAGCCCCGGCCGCGCCCGCGTCTGGCGCCTCTACATGGCCGCCTCCGCCGTCGCCTTCGAACGCAACCGCATCGGCGTCAACCAGGTCCTCGCCGTGCGGACACCCGAATCCGGCGCGTCCGGGATGCCGCTGCGGGCGCGTACCTGGGGCTGA